The genomic window AACACGAATATCGCGGCCTTTGCAATCGCCCAAAAAATGGTAGAGGCGGGGGTAAAGCCGTCCTACGTATCACGGATGGTCTATAACAGTCATCCCAAGGAGCGGTTTAAGCTTCTCGGCCTTGTCCTTTCTCAACTGGAGACATTCAACAGCGGCTCCATCGCGATGACATTCGTAACCGATGACATGTTCACAAAAGCCAATGCAACAAAAGAACTGAGCGACGGGTTCGTCGAGCTCGTGAAAGAGATCAGGGGAGTCGACGTGGCAGCTCTTCTGCGGCAGGTTCCCGACGGTTATAAGATCAGCCTCAGGTCGGCAGGGGCGATCGATGTCGCCCATGTCTGCGGCCTCTTCGGCGGCGGCGGGCACAAGAATGCTGCCGGCTGTACCATTGAAGGTGATCTGGAACAGGCGAGAAATAGACTTAAGGAGGCTTTAAACATCCAGTGAACGGTTTTCTAATAATCGATAAAAGCTCCGGAATGTCATCTTATGATGTGATACGGAGGCTTAAGAGAATCCGGTCTTTTAAGAAGATCGGCTACATAGGCACCCTCGACAGGAATGCGACGGGGATTCTGCCGGTGGCTATCGACGAAGCAGTGAAGCTGATCCCTTTTCTCGAGAACGGCCGAAAAACATATAAAGCGACGATTCTCCTCGGCACTACCACGGATACGCTCGATATAGAAGGCACGGTGCTCTCGGTTGTGGAGACCGAGCCCTTTGATATAGAACGCCTGAAAAACGGACTCACCAGGTTTGAGGGTAAAATCACCCAGCAGATTCCCGCCTATTCTTCAAAGAAGGTAAACCGAAAGCCTCTCTACAAGTGGGCAAGAGCGGGCGTCGCCATGGAGCCTCAGACCAAAGAGGTCGAGATATTCGATGTCCATCTCCTCGATTACGCCCATCCCTACGTCACCATTGAAGTATCGTGCTCGAAGGGCACCTATATCAGGGCACTCGCTCAGGAATTCGGGGCGGACCTCGGCTGCGGCGCAACCCTTCATGCACTCAAACGCACCAGGCATGGCGAGTTCGCCGAAGGGATGTGTGTGGACCTCGATCGCATAAATATCGAGCAGGACGTGGTAAACAGTTTAATATCATTAGAGGATGTGTTAAAATACGTGAAGGAGACCGTTTTGGAGCCGCCTTTGGAGAAATTTCTGAGACAGGGTATGCCTGTTCCGCTCCTCGGAACCAGGTCGGAGTGGCTTCACGGCGAGTTGACGAGGATTTTCAATGCAAAAGGGGATCTTATTGCGATAGGTACTGCGGATACGCTCTCACGAACGATAAAAATAAAACGACTGATTAATAATTAATATTAAGGAGGTTAACATGTCACTTACCCCTGGACAAAAATCTGCTGTTATAGAGGGTTACAAAATCCACGAGAAAGATACCGGCTCGCCGGAGGTCCAGATTGCCCTTCTCACGGAACGGATCAAGACTCTCACGGAACACTTCAAGGTTTATTCGAAAGACCACAATTCGAGAAGAGGTCTTCTCGTGCTGGTGGGAAGCAGAAGAAGGCTTCTCAACTATCTGAAGGATACCAATGTGGATCGTTATAAAAAACTCATCGAGAGGCTCGGTTTAAGAAAATAACCTCCAGAGACAGAAAGGAAAATTATGAAACAAAGTGTTACTATTGAATATGCGGGAAGACCATTAACGATCAGTACCGGCGAATTGGCAAAACAGGCAGGAGGCAGTG from Syntrophorhabdaceae bacterium includes these protein-coding regions:
- the truB gene encoding tRNA pseudouridine(55) synthase TruB, with protein sequence MNGFLIIDKSSGMSSYDVIRRLKRIRSFKKIGYIGTLDRNATGILPVAIDEAVKLIPFLENGRKTYKATILLGTTTDTLDIEGTVLSVVETEPFDIERLKNGLTRFEGKITQQIPAYSSKKVNRKPLYKWARAGVAMEPQTKEVEIFDVHLLDYAHPYVTIEVSCSKGTYIRALAQEFGADLGCGATLHALKRTRHGEFAEGMCVDLDRINIEQDVVNSLISLEDVLKYVKETVLEPPLEKFLRQGMPVPLLGTRSEWLHGELTRIFNAKGDLIAIGTADTLSRTIKIKRLINN
- the rpsO gene encoding 30S ribosomal protein S15 translates to MSLTPGQKSAVIEGYKIHEKDTGSPEVQIALLTERIKTLTEHFKVYSKDHNSRRGLLVLVGSRRRLLNYLKDTNVDRYKKLIERLGLRK